In Chroogloeocystis siderophila 5.2 s.c.1, a genomic segment contains:
- the surE gene encoding 5'/3'-nucleotidase SurE — protein MTLVLTNDDGIDAPGIRALLKAVNGQGIIVAPKAHLSGCGHQVTTTQPIHVEQRSQVEYAIAGTPADCVRVALSHLFDDVKFVLSGINAGGNMGADTYISGTVAAVREAAFHRVPGIAISHYRKGKRNVDWDVAARWTAHVLADLLQRPFVPGTFWNVNLPHLEPGEPDPEVVFCEPCTQPLPLKYRVEGENLFYVGEYALRDRTPGTDVDVCFSGRIAVTQIKL, from the coding sequence ATGACTCTAGTCCTGACAAATGATGACGGTATTGATGCTCCTGGAATTCGCGCTTTGCTCAAAGCAGTGAACGGTCAAGGCATTATCGTAGCACCAAAAGCACATCTTTCTGGTTGCGGTCATCAAGTGACAACAACGCAGCCAATTCATGTTGAGCAAAGATCTCAAGTGGAATACGCGATCGCCGGAACTCCTGCTGATTGTGTTCGAGTAGCCTTGTCACATCTTTTTGATGATGTCAAGTTTGTATTATCCGGCATCAATGCTGGGGGTAACATGGGGGCAGATACATATATTTCAGGAACCGTGGCAGCGGTGAGAGAAGCGGCATTTCATCGAGTTCCAGGGATTGCAATTTCGCATTATCGAAAAGGAAAAAGAAACGTTGATTGGGATGTTGCCGCGCGTTGGACAGCCCATGTGCTTGCGGATCTTCTACAACGCCCGTTCGTGCCAGGAACATTCTGGAATGTAAATTTACCGCACTTAGAGCCAGGAGAACCTGACCCAGAGGTGGTATTTTGTGAACCGTGCACGCAACCATTACCATTAAAATATCGTGTCGAGGGAGAAAATTTGTTTTATGTAGGCGAGTACGCCCTGCGCGATCGCACTCCAGGCACCGACGTTGATGTTTGCTTCTCAGGACGCATCGCCGTTACTCAGATCAAACTTTAA
- a CDS encoding Crp/Fnr family transcriptional regulator: MQFMDDQHTAPTSVNPSIYLAPFFQGLPATAVEKAIAHLVTRSHPANQVILLENDWGNSVYFILEGWVKIRTYNIDGKEVTLNILGKAEIFGEMAALDEAPRSTDAITLTPTTIGSVPAQDFITLIQTEPLAGIRLAQLMARRLRQVNRRLRLRESDSVSRVADTLLFLAEGQGIQDEAGIQIPNLPHRELSSLSGLARETVTRVLTKLEKKGLILRQHQILSIPDFKALERLIM, from the coding sequence ATGCAATTTATGGATGACCAACACACTGCGCCTACATCTGTCAATCCATCAATCTACTTGGCACCTTTTTTTCAAGGATTGCCAGCAACAGCGGTGGAAAAAGCGATCGCGCATCTTGTCACGCGATCGCATCCAGCCAATCAAGTGATTCTCTTAGAAAACGATTGGGGGAATTCAGTCTATTTCATTCTTGAAGGTTGGGTAAAAATTCGTACTTATAATATCGACGGCAAAGAAGTCACGCTCAATATTTTGGGCAAAGCAGAAATTTTTGGTGAAATGGCAGCGCTAGATGAAGCACCCCGCTCGACTGATGCAATTACACTCACTCCTACTACGATTGGTAGTGTGCCCGCGCAAGATTTCATTACATTAATTCAAACTGAACCCTTGGCAGGAATTCGATTAGCGCAACTCATGGCACGCCGCTTACGTCAAGTCAATCGCCGCCTCCGGCTACGTGAATCGGATAGTGTGTCGCGCGTTGCAGATACGCTGCTATTTTTGGCAGAAGGACAAGGAATACAAGATGAAGCAGGAATCCAAATTCCTAACTTACCGCATCGCGAATTAAGTAGTTTGAGTGGCTTAGCCCGCGAAACGGTGACAAGAGTCTTGACAAAATTAGAGAAAAAAGGCTTGATCCTGCGTCAACACCAAATACTTTCTATACCCGATTTCAAAGCACTAGAACGACTAATAATGTAG
- a CDS encoding DUF2232 domain-containing protein: protein MSDFVSRNEEYPSPHIETPVSHPLAATSKSATPLKMVETAFLASTASLIWFINYYLSLGPLLRVFFPVPIALVYLRWGARAAWMATGVSGLLLSVLLGPTRGILYIMPFALMGVLLGATWHRRAPWIVSIILGALLGTIGFFFRFWVLSVLSGEDLWVYTITQVTRFAEWAFLRLGLLAQPSVLLIEAAAIALVFVQNIVYLFVVHLASWFLLDRLGNSIPRPPHWVQVLMDYEGDA from the coding sequence ATGAGTGATTTCGTCAGCCGTAACGAGGAATACCCTTCACCGCATATAGAAACACCTGTGAGTCATCCTTTAGCCGCAACAAGCAAGAGTGCTACGCCTTTAAAGATGGTAGAAACCGCATTTCTGGCGAGTACTGCTAGCTTGATTTGGTTTATCAATTACTATTTATCGCTAGGACCGCTGTTGCGAGTTTTCTTTCCTGTACCGATCGCATTAGTTTACCTGCGTTGGGGTGCTAGGGCGGCTTGGATGGCGACTGGCGTTTCCGGATTGCTATTATCGGTACTTTTAGGACCTACACGCGGTATTTTGTATATTATGCCGTTTGCACTAATGGGCGTGTTACTCGGTGCAACATGGCATCGTCGCGCACCTTGGATTGTCTCAATTATTTTAGGTGCGCTCTTGGGTACAATCGGTTTTTTCTTTCGCTTTTGGGTACTATCAGTTTTATCGGGTGAAGATCTGTGGGTATATACGATAACCCAAGTTACAAGATTTGCGGAATGGGCTTTTTTGCGGCTTGGATTGCTTGCACAGCCGAGTGTTTTATTAATTGAAGCAGCCGCGATCGCGCTTGTTTTTGTACAAAATATTGTTTACTTGTTTGTCGTCCACTTAGCATCCTGGTTCCTCCTTGATCGCTTAGGCAATTCGATTCCGCGTCCGCCGCACTGGGTACAAGTTTTAATGGATTACGAAGGAGATGCTTAG
- the cobT gene encoding nicotinate mononucleotide-dependent phosphoribosyltransferase CobT, with amino-acid sequence MIHVYTQEKQGNEWLRRYRGASAALACVLGFTETGLIPGISAAGSTPQARRYTAIADAEFLYNGPQPQPQYPLPPLQAGASPVFISRAVVEALALPIYLFNAGLPQLPSVPTIDLGGTAAQCLSLGYALELATVKHLWAQGILWGEQLARQPQDYIILGECVVGGTTTALAVLTGLGIAAAGKVNSSHPVCNHAQKWTLVKSGLQRAHLWDKIPLQDPLALIAAVGDPMQIAVAGMAIALSRSKGVLLAGGTQMLAVYALMQALGKVFEIAWQPEEVAVGTTRWVAEDPTGNTVELARLIGGVPLLATKLSFKNSRYPQLQVYEQGYVKEGVAAGGCCIAACLMQYWHQAQLLQTIETLLDRYSQSC; translated from the coding sequence ATGATTCATGTTTATACCCAAGAGAAACAAGGTAACGAATGGCTGCGACGGTATCGCGGTGCTTCGGCGGCGTTAGCTTGTGTTTTAGGTTTTACCGAAACAGGATTAATTCCTGGAATTTCGGCGGCAGGAAGTACGCCCCAAGCGCGAAGATATACCGCGATCGCCGATGCCGAGTTTCTTTACAATGGTCCGCAGCCGCAGCCGCAATACCCTTTACCACCACTCCAAGCAGGTGCTTCACCAGTCTTTATTTCGCGGGCGGTTGTCGAAGCACTGGCTTTACCAATTTATCTTTTTAATGCAGGATTACCTCAACTTCCAAGCGTACCGACGATTGATTTAGGTGGTACGGCGGCGCAATGTTTAAGTCTAGGCTATGCATTGGAACTCGCAACTGTTAAACATCTGTGGGCGCAAGGTATTCTCTGGGGCGAACAACTAGCGCGTCAGCCGCAGGATTATATTATTTTAGGCGAGTGTGTTGTCGGCGGCACAACAACTGCACTCGCGGTTTTGACAGGGTTGGGAATTGCAGCCGCAGGAAAAGTTAACAGTAGTCACCCTGTTTGCAATCACGCACAAAAATGGACACTTGTCAAATCAGGATTGCAACGCGCGCATCTTTGGGACAAAATACCGCTGCAAGATCCTTTGGCGCTGATCGCTGCGGTGGGCGATCCGATGCAAATTGCGGTAGCGGGAATGGCGATCGCACTGAGTCGTTCTAAAGGCGTACTTCTTGCTGGTGGTACGCAGATGCTGGCTGTTTATGCCTTGATGCAAGCCTTAGGCAAAGTTTTTGAGATTGCATGGCAACCAGAAGAAGTTGCTGTGGGAACGACTCGTTGGGTTGCAGAAGATCCCACAGGTAATACCGTTGAGTTAGCACGACTGATTGGGGGAGTACCTTTACTCGCTACAAAATTAAGTTTTAAGAATTCTCGATACCCTCAACTACAGGTTTATGAACAAGGTTATGTCAAGGAAGGTGTAGCCGCTGGCGGTTGCTGTATTGCTGCTTGTTTGATGCAATACTGGCATCAAGCTCAACTC